The segment CTGGGCCAGTATGAAATGAGCGTGATGCTGGCTCAGGAGGCGATCCCTGCTGTCCAGCAGCTCCAGAGTGCCGTCAATTTGGCCCGGTTGAAGTGCCTCACTGACCAGTTGGCGGCTTCGCCATTTGGGAGTGCGCCCGAGGTGGCACGGCTGCGCGCGCTGCTGGCGGGTCCCAGGCGGGGGAAGCCTGGCCCCCAGTCAGTTTGAAGAAGAGGATGCAGGAAGCCAGCAACGAAAGCAAGGCCCAGGCATCGCTTCAGCTTCTCCACTGCTGGCCGCCAGGCCCCGGAGAGCGGCAGCGGCGCGGTGGGTGCGGGCCGCTCCCGGGAGCGGGGGCCGGTAGCCGCTTGCTTGCTCCTTGCTGGGCGAGACGGGGCCACTTCTGTGTGTCGGAGATGCCTCCATTACAACATCACCATGCCCCTATTCAAAGCCCGTCAGCCGTGTGCATGTGAAGGAAGGGAGATGAGAGGCGATGCAGCAGGCAGCAGAGGGAGCAGCGCGGGAGGAGCGCGCGCGCGCTGCTTCCTGTCCGTGGTGGGTCCAGCAGGGCTATCCTCCTTTTGAGGAAGATGAGGCTGGCTGGCCCCACGCTGGTCAGGTGGTACGATACTTTCGTCAGCGCAAGCGGCGGCCTGACGGCAAGTGTTGGACACAGGCCGATCTGGCGCGGGCGCTGGGCATTTCAGAAAGGGCAGTACGAAACATGGAAGAACGCAAAGAAGGGCTCGACAGTATCAGCCGTCGGCGCTTTTTGGCGGAAACGCTGGCGATCCCGCCGGTGCTGCTTGGGCTGGCAGAGATGCCCGGTTCAGGCGGGGTCAGCGCCGCCTTGCGAGAACAAGTGGGGCCTGCTGTGATCACGCGCAGAGCCGTTGATCCAGAAGCCGCAGCGCAGCGACTGGAGGCTTTGTGGGACAGGCATTATACAGGTGATGCCTCTGCTGGGTGGTCAGAGATCCAAAGCATGATCAGCGCGCTCTACGAAGCGATTCCCTTTGCGCGGGCGCGGACTGATCGATCTCTCATCCGGCTGCTGGCAGGATATCATCTGCTCGGCGGTTACTTGGCTCGTGATCAACTGTTCATAGATCATTCTCTAGAACACCTGCACCGAGCTGCCCATTGGGCTGATGTGTTGCAAGATCCTGTTCTTCTTGGAGAGGCCTGCTATCGACAGGAGATTACCTTGCTTGATGCTGGTCGCTATGACGCGGCACTTGAACTGGCCGAGTCGCTTCAGGAACAGGGAGTGCTCACAAAACTGCCCGGGGAGCTTCGGCAAGCTCTGCTCCTCCAACAATGCCTGATCACTGCGTATGCGCACCGGCAGCAAAGGTTCCCTGCTGCAGCAGACAGAGGCCTGATCCGTGAGCTTGATCGTCTGGTGATCCAAGGGGAAGAACGCGCGATCTTGACAGATCCCTTCCACTTGCGGCTTGATCGGGGGCGACGAGAACAGATCCGGGCCGAGGCCCTTCTTGTGATCGGATGGCCGCGCGAAGCGCTGAGAGCGCTTCCTGCCACCCGCAAGGACGGGATGCCTCGCAGGACAGCGTACTCGGACCTGCTGGAAGCCCGGGCCTACGCCGACCTGAGCCAGTATGAGATGAGCGCGGAGCTAGCGCAGGAGGCAGTGAAGCAGATGGAGCAGCTTCATAGTCGCCTCAATCTTGCCAAGATTCGCCAGCTTGTAGATCAGTTGGCGGCTTCGCCATTTGGGAGTGCGCCCGAGGTGGCACGGCTGCGCGCGCTGCTGGCGGGTCCCAGGCGGGGGAAGCCTGGCCCCCAGTCAGTTTGAAGAAGAGGATGCAGGAAGCCAGCAACGCCGACGATGAGCGCGTGCGGGAAGAGCGCCTGCATGTCGAACGCCCAGATGCCGGTGCCGGTCCCCACATCCAGGATGGTGCGGGTCCCTGGGGCAAGCGGGGCCAGGTAATGGTTGCTCAGGGTCCTCGCCAACGCGTGATGCTGGTAGTTGAGTCGCTGGTCTTCCAGCGGGTCCTTGGGCAAGAGATAGGGCACGTCTTCCAGAGAGCGGCGTTGGGGAGCCGGGTGCGCTCTGCCAGCTTCGGGGGAGGTGTCGGGGGCGGCTGGCGTCGGCGAAGCAGGCGCCAAGCGCGCGCGGTGGCGACCAAACAACGTGCGTACAAGGGCCCCCTCAGTGCTCCTTTCTTTCTCCCCTCCTCATCCTGTCATACAGCTGAGCATGCTCATGAGGATCAGCACCAGAACCGGAACCAGGATGAGAAGCATGCGCCTTCGAAGGGTCTCGGGTGACCCCCGAGAGGCAGAGAATCCGTCGCCGGCTGGCGAGCAGCGGCAAAGCGAGGTCTGTCTGCACTCCCCGGCAGGGCAGGCAAGGAGACAGGGGCGACGCCTGCCAGCCGGTCCCTGTCGGTCCAATCACCATCCGAAGGCACTGGTTCTACTGCTGTCCTTTCAGCGCAAGAGCTCCTGAACCCTTTCCTCTCTCTGCACGTTGCTCCCTGGCCACTTCCCCACTGGTTTGCTCCTGGGAACGTCCTGATAGGGAACGCACGCGAGGCAGATGTGGATCGAAAGGACTGGACGGGCGGGGCAGGGAACGGTTATACTGAAGAGGAAGCATCGACTCGGTCCAGAGGAGGAGATGCTCGTGGACTGGAGTGGATACCAGGCAGAGCAGTTACTCATCTGGCCCTGGATGGCCTCTCCCAGATGGTGCAGCGTGTCTGCCCACTGGGGGAGCGGGGTAGCGCGAGGCCAGGGAATTGTTTGCTGCAGGGCAGGGAGTGGCTGCGTGGTTCAGAAGGGAAGGAGAGCCAATGGCGCCTGATCTGGCTGATCAGCTGGCAGTGTTCGCCATTCACACCCCAGAAGGGGGCATCCTCCTGGATCTGCGCCGGGGACGTTATCTGGGACTCACGCCTCGCGGCTGGCAGCTCTGGGAAGCCCTCCAGGCTGGCGCGGGAGACCAGGAACTGGTCGCCGTGCTCCGGCGGCAAGGGATGACGGAGGAAGCTGCCAGAGCAGAGGTCCGCCGATTTCTCCAGCGAGTGGCCAGTCATGGTCTGATCGAGGCGGAGCCATCGCGTTCCTGGCGGCGGGCCCGCTCTCGCCTGCTCTGGGTGCTGCGCTTTGGTGCGCTGCTCGGGGATCCGCTGGACGCCTGGCTGACCCTGTGGGGCATCCGAAGGGCGCTCTGTCGTGCGGATGGCTTGCTGCTCGTCGTCGCCGAGGGACAGGCCTTGCCAGGAGCCGCTTCAGACCAGCTGAGGGGAGCCGCTCGCCCGCGGATCAGCCGTCTGTGTCGCTGGATGCGGTGGGCCAGCCTGATGCAGAGGCGCCCGCCCACCTGCCTGGAGCAAAGCCTTGCACTCTGGTGGGTGCTCCGCAAGCGAGGGATCGCTGCCCACGTCGTGCTGGGTGTCTCGACGGCTCCCTTCACGGCCCATGCCTGGGTGGAGGGGCCTGATGGTCCCCTCTTCTGGAAGGCGGGGCTCGGATGGCTGGCTCACCGGGCCATGCTTGGCGCGCTGCAGCCGATCTTTCACAGTGGACGGGACCAGCTGCAGTCGAGGAAGGAGGAGGGCCTCTGAGTGGATTCTGTCTCTGGGTGTCTCTGGCGCCGGATCTTCCCCAGGTGGAGACCCCCATTGAACCCACCCGCTGGCTGCAGATTGGGAGCCTGGTGCGCCAGCGCGGAGATCAGCTCTTCTCGTGGCAGTGCCAGGGCTGCTGGTGCTGGCAGGCGCTTGAACAAGAAGCCTGCCCGCGATCCTGGGAGTCCTGTACCTCGCCCTGGGTCGCGGCCGACGGTCGTCTGTATTACCGCCCCGCCCTACTGGAGGCGCTCCGGCCCCACGGGGCTGTTCCCGCGACGCTCTCAGATCTGGAATGCCTGGCACAGAGTTACCGCTGCTGGGGACTGGAGTGCCTTCGCCGACTCGAGGGGGATTATGCCTGTGTGTGGTGGGATGAAGCACGCCGGCGAGGGCTGGCAGCACGCAGCCCGTTTGGGTTGCGCCCGCTCTTCTATCAGGTCTGTGGGCAAGCGCTCATCCTGGCCTCTGATCCGGCCTGGCTCTTTCTCGCCACCAATGGCCCCCGTGATCTTGATGCTGACTGGGTCTGCTGGTATCTGGCGACCGGGCACTTTCGCAGCGCCTCGCCCTGGCGAACGGTGCACGAGGTTCCCCCAGGGGGCTGGATTTGCTGGCAGGAGGGCCAGCTCCAGACCGGCCTCTTCTGGTCTCCTCGCCCGGCGCGATCCACCCCACCGCGCACTCTGGAGGAAGCCGGGAGGCAGGTGCTCCCGGTCCTGCGGGAGGCAGTACGCCAGCGGGTCGAGGGACAGCAGACGGTGCTGGTGGATCTGAGCGGTGGGCTGGATTCCTCCAGCTGTGCGGCGCTGGCCACAGAGGAGCTGTCTCCGGCCCGTGTGATGGGCGTCCATTTTTCCTGTCAGCGTGTGCCCGAGGCCGATGAACGTGCCTTTGCCAGACGGGTGGCGCGGGAGCTGGGCCTCCCGCTGCGCATCTGGACCGAGGAGGAGGCGCCTCTCCTGCAGGAAGCCAGCCAGTTTGCCCGGCTGGCCCCGGTGCCCTTGACGGCGGTGCTCTTTTTCGGCAGCTGGTATCGGTGTCTGGGCCAGCTGGCACGGAGCCGACGGGTTCGGATGTACCTGCGTGGGACTTTTGGGGATGCGCTCTGGGACCCGGCGTGGAGGACCATCCTGCGAGCATGCTGGCAAGAGCACGCCTTTGGGATCGTGTGGCAGAATCTGTGGCTCTGGCATCGGCAGGGTATGTCATGGGGCCAGATCGTGCTGACCCGCGGCTCTCCGCTCTGGCGGTCCACGGAGTCCCCCTGGCATCGACGTCCCCTGGCTCCCTGGCTGCGACCAGGGGTGTGGCAGCGAGTGCTGGAGGTGGAGGAGGCGGAGCGCCAGCGTTGGCGACAGCGGGGGCCAGTCCAGGTGTGGGAATGGCTTCGCGGGATCGACCGGTTTGCCGAGACCGCAGCGTTAGCAGCAGCCCGTCCGCTGGTGGAGGCCGGGCTCACGAGCACCGATCCCTACACCGATCCGCGGGTGCTTGAGCAGGTGCTGGCGATCCCGCTGGCGCTGCTGGTTCCCCACGGCTTGCCTCCCAAGGGACTGCTCCGGGAGGCGATGCGAGGACACGTGCCCGAGCCAGTTCGCTTGCGAGCGACCAAAGGGCGGATCGCTCGGGCTATCTTTCGCGCGCTGTGGGAGCGGCGAGCCTGGCTGCAAGACGAGCTGCGTGCAGGATTAGCGGAGCTGGCTCCCTATGTGGATGGTGACAGCTTGCGAGCGCACCTGGACCGGCTCCCGTTCGTGACGGTGGCTCAACCGCTCGTGCTGAGCAGCCTGGCGCTCGCACTCTGGGTGCGACAGGGGGGAGGAGCAGGAAGGGGGCAAGAACCTGTGACGGGGCTGCCAGCAGCTCCCGTGGTGCTTCGCGGTCGGGGCAGGCAGGCGGAAGCGGGCAGTTCTGGACAGCTCATCCAGTGGATGGAGTGAAGAGCACATGATTGCTCCAAAGGAGGATCTGATGAGATTTCTGTGGCTTCAACCGGCTCCCTTTCCCCCACCTAAGCAAGGGGGGGAAGGAGGAGCAGCAGCATTGGCGGCAGACCCGCTGCTGGTCGAGATTGGATCGGTGGTGCAGCTCACGCGCGGCAAGGGTGACGATGACTATGATGCCCCAGCTGCGGGCTACTTCGATGTACCGGACCAGCCTCCAGAGCCAGACGGGGATGATGAAGGGGAGGAGCGACCGGCCCCAGACGAGGAGGACGAGGACGATGACTGAAGGAGTCATTGCAGACCAGGATCAACCTGGGAGGGCGTTCCATGACTGAGCGATATGTGCTGCAGTTTCGTGACGTCTCGGAAGCCGAACTGCTCAGCGAGGCGGAGGCGCTCGATCCGACACCCTACCGCCCGTTTCTGGCTCCCTGGGAGCATGAAAGTCCCTACCGGGCCTTCGAGGTGGTCCGGGCCAGACTCACGCGGGTGATCAGAGGGAGTGCCGGCCAGCCGCTCAACCGCAAGCCCTTCGTGATCGAGACACCGCGCGGGCAGGCGCTGCTGTGGCGGGCGATCCCCGGCAAGGTGGAAGTCGTGCTCTGTCAACAGCAGTCCGGGGGGCAATGGGTCTTGCAAGCGGATCAGGTGGTGACCCTGTCAGAAGAGGAATGGCGTCACTGCCAGATTCGGCTGGACCGGATCGTCGTGAACCCGCCTTCTTGGCTCTAGATCGGGAAGGAGGAGGAGCAGGGATGAGGGCCAGGCCTGACTGGCTCTGACGGAATCCGGTCAACAACCCCTGGCTTGAAGCCAGGGGCTTGCCCGTAGCCTCGGCCTCGTCGGCCCGGGCTGCAGGGCCGCTTCGACGGCTGCCCACCGCCCCGCAGGAACGGAGCATCCAGCTGCAGTGTGCGCAGCAGACGCCTGGAGCGGGGAACAGAGTGGACCGGACCGGTCCGGTCTGCCAGTGGCGCTCAGCTCAACTGCTTTCAAGGGGTGCTTTCCCGGTGGGTGGCTTCGCAGGTGACCGTCATCGGCGCTCGCCTGTTTGCCGTCGCCATGACTGCGCCCGAGGATTCCCCAGCCCGGCTCGATTTCCGGCTCGACTCTGGAGCCTTGCGTTACCAAGTCCATCAGCTGCCTGCTGCGCAAGAAGCGGCCTGTCTGGCCCTTGTTGGGACGCTCCGGCTCCAGTGTGCCGCCATCGATCTGGTGCTGACCCCCGAGGGTGAGGATGTGTTTCTAGAACTGAACCCCAACGGCCAGTGGGGCTGGCTGGAAGACGCCACGGGCCTGCCCCTGGCGGCCTCGCTGGCCGCCTTGCTGGCAGGCCAGGCCGAGCGGTGCCCCTGGCCAGGCCAGCCGCCAGCGCCGGCTCAGAACCAGGAGGAACCTCGATGACCGAGACGACCGGAGCCGCCGGCTGGCGCTCCTGGGCTGAGCGGCTGGCAGCGGCAGTCCAGGCGCAGCCCTTCCCAGTAGCCCCAGCGGTGCTGGAAGCGCTGAGGCAGGTTCCCCGTCATCGGCTGGTGCCCCTGCTCTGGGACCATGAAGCGGGCAGCCGGATCTGGCAGCCAGTACGACCAGCGGAGGGAGACGAGCGCGCCTGGTATGAACGGGTCTATCAAGATCGACCGCTGGTGACGCGCGTCGACGCCCAGGGGCGGACGCTCTCGTCCAGCTCGCAGCCCTCGCTGGTGGCGCGCATGCTGACGGAGCTGGCGGTGGAGCCGGGCCAGCGCGTGCTGGAGATTGGCACGGGTTCGGGCTATCAAACGGCCCTGCTGTGCCGGCTGACAGGAGCAGCCCACCTGGTGACCAGCCTGGAGATCGAGCCGGAGACCCTGCGGCAGACCGCCTCGGCGCTGCAGGCGCTCGGGCTGGAACCGCACCTGCGGCAGGCCGATGGACGGGCCGGCTGTCCAGCGCATGCCCCCTATGACCGCATCATCGTGACCGCCAGCAGCGAGGGCGTGTCTCGGGCCTGGCTCGAGCAGCTGGCCCCTGGGGGAAGGCTGGTCGCCGTGCTGCAGCCAGGGCAGGCGCCGCTGGGCGGCGTGCTGGTCGCCCAGCGGGAGCAGGGAGGCCTCCGGCTGCAGGGGAGGCTGCGTTTTCCCGCAGCTTTCATGCCGTTGCGCCGGGAGTCGGGCTACGCAGACTGCTCGCCGCGCCCGGCTGGGAAGGGCTGGCCACGCTGGGCACAGTTTCAGGGGGAGCTGGAGTGGCCGGTCACGCCCCAGGAACTGCAGCAGGACCCGTGGCGACTGTTCTGGTTGTATGCGCGGCTGCCAGGCGTGCAGTGCTGGCAGGAGCAGCGGCAGGGACGCCGCTGGCTGGTCTGGTGGCTGGCGGAGCAGCCGCGGGGGCTGGTCTGTGGGAGCCGGGCGGGCGCGGGCAGCGATCAGGAGGCGGCAGTCGAGATCGAGTTGCGAGGGGTGCCGGAGGAGGCGGCGGCGACCTGGCAGCGGCTGCAGGAAGCCTGGGCGCTGTGGCGACGGTGGCAGCCGGGGCTGGAGCAGTATCGGCTGGAGGCAGATGCGCGGGGGCAGCGCCTGTGGGCCGAGACCGCAGGCGGCTGGCTGATCGCCCGGGCGACCTCCTGGGCGGAAGAGGAAAAGAAGGCCGGGCAGGCAACGCCGGTGCGCCTGAGTGGCATTTGAGGCACCGAGAGTGGTGGACAGGTCCAGATCGAGATTGGGCGCTCGGCTCCCGATGGTGGTGAGCGAGAAAGGAGGCCCATCGGTAGGCAGCAGTCGAAGGCGCCGCTGCTGGAGATACGCGGGCTAAGCGTGCGCTTGAACGGCGGACGGCGGCATTGGTATCGAATGGCGGCGGTGTAGAATGTCGGGCTGACTCTGGACCGGGTGCGTTGGGCCTTGTAGGCCAATTGGGACGAGCTGTATGCCAGCAGTGAGGAGGTAGATGTTCAGGAGCCGCTGTTCTTTCTGCTCTGTCTGGCGTCAGAGCGACCCTATCATCCGAGGCCACAGGCTGCTAGCTGGCTCCATCTGCATCTCGGGCATGAGCGCCGCCATCTCCTCCACGCCGCTCTGGAAGGGGTAGCCTTTGGAAGGCGTCTGGCCCTGGAGGCGCTCTCTGAGAGAAAGGAAGGTGACCAGCTTCTCGCCGCCGATGGAGGGAGCTTGCACTCTAGCTGGCAGCAGATGCTGGCGGATATCCTGAGACGGGAACTTTGGACTGTCGCTGAGAAGGACACGGCGGTGCGAGGGGCTGCACTCCTGGTCGGACTCGCTGCAGGTGATTGAAAGGATGCCACTGCGCTGGAAGCGCAGCGCCCACCGGTTCTGTCTGTGGCGGCTCCTGGTGCTCGTCGAGCTGTCTATCAAGAGCGCTACCAGCGCTCTCGCGAGCTGTTGCTCTCACCCACGGCTGCCCTGCAGGAGGAGCGCGAGGCAGGCGGTACAAGGCTCCGTGAAAGCGAGGGAAGGGTTGGCCAGTTGGAGCCAGGGTGATTTCGCGCTGGCGAGCAGATAACCAGGCAACCTGCCCACTCAGTACTATGCTCATCTCAAGTTGCCTCGCGGCTGTCCACCAGGAGCCACTCGGGCTGAGGACATCCCCAGCGCAAACGTCGCAGGAAGCGGCGTATGGAGAAAGAGGCCATAGCCGTATGAAATAGATCTGCTGTGTGACTCAGCCATCGGCGACCACAGGGTCAGTGAGCAGACAATCGAGAAAAGGCCCCAAGAGGTCGGCATGGTTGAGCTGATAGCAGCACTTCTTGCCAGAAGGGGCCGGGCTTGAGGGGGTGCTGACCGCTGGGCCTTCCTCCTCGGGCAGCTCTGAGGCTAGCTCAAGCATGCATCTGGCTCCGGGAGGCCAATGCTGGGGTGCGCTCCTGCAAAATCGATCAAGCAGCCGTTGGCGGTGAATCAGGCCGCTGATGATGACAACCCCGCGTCGCTTTAACAGTCTGGCTGTGATCAAGGCACCTTGTGCATAGGGAAAGGCGCCGTCGGAGATGATGAGCAAGACCTTGCGGTGCTGCTGATAGCATGGCTCAAGGAAACGACGGGCTGCCCAGTCCAACGCCTCCTGAAAAGGAGTAGCGCCGAAGAGGACGCCTGCGGTGCAGAGTTGCTCTTCAAACTCAGCAGGAACCAAGGTGCTCAGACTCTTAAGCGGACGGATGACCTCGCGGCTGCTAGCCAGCCGAATCCAACGCTGAAGGTTGTTCCTGGCCTCGCACTGGAACTGACGAAGGAAGAGCGACAGAACGGTCTCCTCAATGAGCGGTCGCAAGATATCCCAACCATGTTTCTGGAGAAAGCGCCTAGTCAGGCTCTCAACAGTGCGTCGATCGAGGCGAGCCGAGATCAGACGCCGCTGGGCCATCAGCTTGCCAAGCAACAGCGTCAGAACCATTGTCACGTGCTGCTCGACCTCTCTTTGGAGGTCGGCATAGATGCGCCTGGCCAGGGTCAGAGCCTGTTCCTCATCCAAATCATCAACGATCTCTTCCAGAGTGAAGCCCAGGACGAAGGATTGCAGTGCTGTGACAACATATGTCTTGGCGAAACGTTCCAGGTGCCTTTCAATAATGTGGACATAGTGATCCCGATAACGCTTGAAATGTCTGTTGGCCTGGTTGAAGACCGAATCTGCGTATTCCCTGGCAGCGTGGCGTGAGATCTCGCGAATCCTGACGGCTCGCTGTTCTAGCTGCTCCTGGAACAAAGCTGCGAGTCGAGGGAAGCAATCGAGACGGGCGAAGCGGGCCAACAAGCTGCGCTGAAGGCGGCGTGTGGCTGACTCGTGCAGGGCCTGTTCAATGTAGTCCACCAGTTCACCAAAGGCATTGGCCACAATGGCCGTCTGCTCGAAGACCGTGCCGGCGCACTGTTGCCATTTCCGATGGAGGAGCTGCTGGAAGCGCTCCAGATCAGCTTGGCGCGGCACGATCTCACTCAATGCCAGCAGATCGCAGACCAAATCGAGCAGGCCCATACTGGCACAGGGCTGCTCCTGCTGGGGCGGGTTGGCCTCCTCTGTCTCCAGGTCGTAAATGGGAGTGACGTGGCATCGGAAGCCGAACCCCAGACAGAAGACGTCGATCGCTGGTAAGCTGTCCTGCTGCCCATGGTGGCGAAAAGACTCCACGGCCCTGTTGAGGGCCTGCAGCAGGACCCTGGCGCGCGGCAGAGGCCGGCCATCAGTACTATGCCACTGCTGGCGCATTGAGGCGGAGACATCAACCAGGATGCCTAGCAGCAAAGGAGGGCGAGCACTCGCACGTGGCGAAGAAGTCAAAGGTGTGGCGTCCGTCGTGGACATCGTTAACTCACCATCCTTTGGGAAAGGCCCTGGCGGCCTCCGAATCTTCTAACAGGCTCAAAACGACACGCACAAATTCTTTGAGCACCGTTGTATGATTCACCTGAACAAAGAGACGCGCCTGCGGATAAATCGTCCAGCCGTGCCTGAGCAGGTGACGCCATACCTCTGACTGCTCGGGTAAAGAAGAAGCCAGCTCGAACATAACCGCGGCCTCTGGTCCCCAAGAGGGTGCGATAGTATTGCGAAGCTGGCGAGGGTCGCTCAGATCCTGGGGGCTGATCAGGCACGAGATAATCGTGACTCCCATCCGCTGCAGCTGTTGGGCCAGAGGTAAAGGGTCCTGCTGGGCGAATTTGCCATCGGAAATGAGCAGCAGTAAGGTCCGAGTGGGAGGAGTCGAGCGTTGTTGCAGCTCTACCTGAAACCGCCGGATCAGTTCCTCAAACAGCTCTCTGGAAGGCGTCGCCCCAAAGACCAGCTCTTTGAGGACCGTCAAATCAATGCGCCAACGCTCAGGCACATCAATGAGATCTAGCGCCTCATCTAAGGAAAGTGTTGTGTCCCCAAGTGCCTCTGCCCTGGCCAGAATCGTCGACCGTCTGGCTCTGATCAAGTCCTTGATCGCTCTGTATTCGCCAAGCTGATTGATCACCCGTTGGCTTTTGCTGAGCAGGTCACCCAGGTCGAGACTCTTCAGCAAGGCGCTCGTCTCAGCATAACCGCTAAGCTGGCGCCTCCAGCTCTGTTTTTTGGCCGCCGTGGCATCCTCGATCTCGGCCTGGGGAAGCTGTTCCCGAATGGCCCTCAGCAGGCTGAAAAGGTCACACACGGGCACCGAGCGCAAGCCAAAGCCATAGGCGAAGAGATCAATGGAGGAGTCCAGGGAGCGGGCACGGCTCTCCCGCAGGCTGTTTCTGGCTTCGACCAGCAGCTCGCGCCAGGCTAGCTCAACGCTCTGGAGGCGGTTCAGCTCCTTCTCACCTTCAGAACGGATGCTGGCTTGCATCGAGCCAGAGAGATCAAAGGCACAGCCAATGAGGTAGCGGCCAGGCCGGATATAGGGACGCTCACGTCGGGCGCTGATCTCCTGCCAGCTCTCTTCAGGCTGCTCGTCGTTTATGGGGGCCACACACTGGCCATGCTTGAGCAGGTGCGGCAGAGTTGTTTCACGTGGCCTGGTCAGAGCAATAGCAGTACAGCCCTGCTCGTAAGCTTCCTCATAGGACTTTCCTGCCCCTAATGCATCATAGAAGCCGCGGGCGAACTCGATAGCAGCCTCGTCGGAGATCTCCTGGTCCATGGCGATTGTGAAAGGGACTGAGGTCAACGTCTCTCCCTGGGCCAGGGAATGGCAGATGTTGAGTACGACACAGTCCAGGGCTGGATGCCCTTGGAAAAGTCGCGCCAGGCCAGCCGGAGGAACAAGGTGACAACCGTGGCGCTCATCTGCAAGAAAAATTCCCTCTCGTCTCCCATGACCAGCCAGGTGCACAATCTGATACGACCCTTCTATCAACGCCCGCTGTAGATCAGCTGTCGTGGCTGCCTGACGCGATACAAGCTTGATGCGCTCTCTACAGATGCTGCGCTCAATCGCTTGTCTGATCTGGCGCTCTTCTCTATCAAGTTCAAGGCGCCGTTCGGGCAGGGGATTGGCAAAGATCAGAAGAACCTTGATCTGTTTAGCACGCACCATCGCTCCCGTCCTTTCACGAATGAAAGGCTAACCAAGGCAGAACGCTGCTACTCTCTTAGAATAACACAACTAATGATAAATATCAATGTGAAAATTTGATTGATTTTTAGTAAAAAGCCAAAAGCACTGGTCGCTTCTGCCAGACGGCGAACGGTAGCAAGGCTGGTAGCATCAAGCTCAGGGGGGAGGTTGCACATCGCTTCCATCACCAGGCGAAGCACGCTGGCATTATGCTGCCCTATGGTCTCACAAGATCAGGCACCTGCAGTACTGCCTGGAAACCTGACGGCTCTCACTGTAGGCTTGTGCTCCATGAGAAGAGGCTGCCGGTCTGGGCTGGAGCTAGCACCCTCCGATAACCAGGAGTACCAAGGGCTGAATCCAGGCAAGAGGTGCCGGCTTGCTGTTTCCGGGATAGTGCCGTTCGTGAGGCTGGGTCTTTGCGGCTGGGGCCAGATGCCGGCGAGCCAGCAGAGGCCAGTATACCGTATCCTCGCTGACCGGGGTCTTGCTCGGGAGTAAAGTCCTCTCTTTCTGACCACAGGGTAGGCTCGCTCGCGACAGAGACGATGCTGTTGGGTGAAGGTGGTGGTGAGGGCATCCTCCCAAAGTGAGCAGTGGCGGACGGA is part of the Thermogemmatispora onikobensis genome and harbors:
- a CDS encoding helix-turn-helix transcriptional regulator, with the protein product MQQAAEGAAREERARAASCPWWVQQGYPPFEEDEAGWPHAGQVVRYFRQRKRRPDGKCWTQADLARALGISERAVRNMEERKEGLDSISRRRFLAETLAIPPVLLGLAEMPGSGGVSAALREQVGPAVITRRAVDPEAAAQRLEALWDRHYTGDASAGWSEIQSMISALYEAIPFARARTDRSLIRLLAGYHLLGGYLARDQLFIDHSLEHLHRAAHWADVLQDPVLLGEACYRQEITLLDAGRYDAALELAESLQEQGVLTKLPGELRQALLLQQCLITAYAHRQQRFPAAADRGLIRELDRLVIQGEERAILTDPFHLRLDRGRREQIRAEALLVIGWPREALRALPATRKDGMPRRTAYSDLLEARAYADLSQYEMSAELAQEAVKQMEQLHSRLNLAKIRQLVDQLAASPFGSAPEVARLRALLAGPRRGKPGPQSV
- a CDS encoding lasso peptide biosynthesis B2 protein, producing the protein MAPDLADQLAVFAIHTPEGGILLDLRRGRYLGLTPRGWQLWEALQAGAGDQELVAVLRRQGMTEEAARAEVRRFLQRVASHGLIEAEPSRSWRRARSRLLWVLRFGALLGDPLDAWLTLWGIRRALCRADGLLLVVAEGQALPGAASDQLRGAARPRISRLCRWMRWASLMQRRPPTCLEQSLALWWVLRKRGIAAHVVLGVSTAPFTAHAWVEGPDGPLFWKAGLGWLAHRAMLGALQPIFHSGRDQLQSRKEEGL
- a CDS encoding asparagine synthase-related protein yields the protein MSLAPDLPQVETPIEPTRWLQIGSLVRQRGDQLFSWQCQGCWCWQALEQEACPRSWESCTSPWVAADGRLYYRPALLEALRPHGAVPATLSDLECLAQSYRCWGLECLRRLEGDYACVWWDEARRRGLAARSPFGLRPLFYQVCGQALILASDPAWLFLATNGPRDLDADWVCWYLATGHFRSASPWRTVHEVPPGGWICWQEGQLQTGLFWSPRPARSTPPRTLEEAGRQVLPVLREAVRQRVEGQQTVLVDLSGGLDSSSCAALATEELSPARVMGVHFSCQRVPEADERAFARRVARELGLPLRIWTEEEAPLLQEASQFARLAPVPLTAVLFFGSWYRCLGQLARSRRVRMYLRGTFGDALWDPAWRTILRACWQEHAFGIVWQNLWLWHRQGMSWGQIVLTRGSPLWRSTESPWHRRPLAPWLRPGVWQRVLEVEEAERQRWRQRGPVQVWEWLRGIDRFAETAALAAARPLVEAGLTSTDPYTDPRVLEQVLAIPLALLVPHGLPPKGLLREAMRGHVPEPVRLRATKGRIARAIFRALWERRAWLQDELRAGLAELAPYVDGDSLRAHLDRLPFVTVAQPLVLSSLALALWVRQGGGAGRGQEPVTGLPAAPVVLRGRGRQAEAGSSGQLIQWME
- a CDS encoding protein-L-isoaspartate O-methyltransferase family protein codes for the protein MTETTGAAGWRSWAERLAAAVQAQPFPVAPAVLEALRQVPRHRLVPLLWDHEAGSRIWQPVRPAEGDERAWYERVYQDRPLVTRVDAQGRTLSSSSQPSLVARMLTELAVEPGQRVLEIGTGSGYQTALLCRLTGAAHLVTSLEIEPETLRQTASALQALGLEPHLRQADGRAGCPAHAPYDRIIVTASSEGVSRAWLEQLAPGGRLVAVLQPGQAPLGGVLVAQREQGGLRLQGRLRFPAAFMPLRRESGYADCSPRPAGKGWPRWAQFQGELEWPVTPQELQQDPWRLFWLYARLPGVQCWQEQRQGRRWLVWWLAEQPRGLVCGSRAGAGSDQEAAVEIELRGVPEEAAATWQRLQEAWALWRRWQPGLEQYRLEADARGQRLWAETAGGWLIARATSWAEEEKKAGQATPVRLSGI
- a CDS encoding FGGY-family carbohydrate kinase yields the protein MYASSEEVDVQEPLFFLLCLASERPYHPRPQAASWLHLHLGHERRHLLHAALEGVAFGRRLALEALSERKEGDQLLAADGGSLHSSWQQMLADILRRELWTVAEKDTAVRGAALLVGLAAGD
- a CDS encoding VWA domain-containing protein, with translation MSTTDATPLTSSPRASARPPLLLGILVDVSASMRQQWHSTDGRPLPRARVLLQALNRAVESFRHHGQQDSLPAIDVFCLGFGFRCHVTPIYDLETEEANPPQQEQPCASMGLLDLVCDLLALSEIVPRQADLERFQQLLHRKWQQCAGTVFEQTAIVANAFGELVDYIEQALHESATRRLQRSLLARFARLDCFPRLAALFQEQLEQRAVRIREISRHAAREYADSVFNQANRHFKRYRDHYVHIIERHLERFAKTYVVTALQSFVLGFTLEEIVDDLDEEQALTLARRIYADLQREVEQHVTMVLTLLLGKLMAQRRLISARLDRRTVESLTRRFLQKHGWDILRPLIEETVLSLFLRQFQCEARNNLQRWIRLASSREVIRPLKSLSTLVPAEFEEQLCTAGVLFGATPFQEALDWAARRFLEPCYQQHRKVLLIISDGAFPYAQGALITARLLKRRGVVIISGLIHRQRLLDRFCRSAPQHWPPGARCMLELASELPEEEGPAVSTPSSPAPSGKKCCYQLNHADLLGPFLDCLLTDPVVADG